Proteins from a single region of Haloplanus sp. GDY1:
- a CDS encoding MEDS domain-containing protein, with the protein MTEPGSGAAVDGDTGGSADARRYADLRADFDELGPGHHVALFYDSLDAQRRVAAAFVGSALDRSRRCLYLTDRNDPADVRAAFRRVGIDVAAREDAGDLRIAPAAEVYLDDGFDADRIVDTLGAAAEASVADGYDGFAAAGENSWSFRTGADFDEIVEFEAMFDAHDTDHPVTTLCQYGLDDFDERAVAKALRTHEYVVYRDTLCRNPYYLPPERYAEASDTGLNATLMLEQTYGLARSRQAVDRHEQRLAVVNRILRHDIRNDLNVVLGTLSRVREGASLDEAERAQLDRAYRVASRLVDRAEKARYVQQTLADSAVERFDLRSVVDDAVASVREEHPAATITVDDVPAVSVFADGHLEVALVELLTNAVIHGTADPPSVTLVTSRDADTVTVDVVNPGPPVPESDRTALERGLETTLEHAGGLGLWLVKWIVDNSRGRLHFPDADPEECHIAVDLRVVD; encoded by the coding sequence ATGACCGAACCGGGGTCGGGTGCCGCCGTCGACGGCGACACCGGCGGATCGGCCGACGCCCGCCGGTACGCGGACCTCCGTGCCGACTTCGACGAACTCGGCCCCGGTCACCACGTCGCGCTGTTCTACGACTCGCTCGACGCCCAGCGGCGGGTCGCGGCCGCGTTCGTCGGGAGCGCGCTCGACCGATCCCGGCGGTGTCTCTACCTGACCGATCGCAACGACCCCGCGGACGTCAGGGCGGCGTTCCGGCGGGTCGGCATCGACGTGGCCGCCCGGGAGGACGCCGGCGACCTTCGGATCGCCCCCGCCGCCGAGGTGTACCTCGACGACGGCTTCGACGCCGACCGGATCGTCGACACGCTCGGGGCCGCCGCCGAGGCGAGCGTCGCCGACGGCTACGACGGGTTCGCCGCCGCGGGCGAGAACTCCTGGTCGTTCCGGACCGGGGCCGACTTCGACGAAATCGTCGAGTTCGAGGCCATGTTCGACGCCCACGACACCGACCACCCCGTGACGACGCTCTGTCAGTACGGCCTCGACGACTTCGACGAGAGGGCCGTCGCCAAGGCGCTTCGTACCCACGAGTACGTGGTCTACCGGGACACGCTCTGTCGCAACCCCTACTACCTGCCGCCGGAGCGGTACGCCGAGGCGTCCGACACGGGGCTGAACGCCACCCTGATGCTCGAACAGACCTACGGGCTCGCCCGGAGTCGGCAGGCGGTCGACCGCCACGAACAGCGCCTCGCCGTCGTCAACCGCATCCTCCGACACGACATTCGGAACGACCTCAACGTCGTCCTCGGCACGCTCTCGCGGGTGCGGGAGGGCGCGTCCCTCGACGAGGCGGAGCGAGCGCAACTCGACCGGGCCTACCGGGTGGCGAGTCGGCTGGTCGACCGGGCGGAGAAGGCCCGGTACGTCCAGCAGACCCTCGCCGACTCGGCGGTCGAGCGGTTCGACCTGCGGTCGGTGGTCGACGACGCCGTCGCGAGCGTTCGCGAGGAGCATCCGGCCGCGACCATCACCGTCGACGACGTCCCGGCGGTGTCCGTCTTCGCCGACGGCCACCTGGAGGTCGCGCTCGTCGAACTGCTCACCAACGCCGTGATCCACGGCACCGCCGACCCGCCGTCCGTGACGCTCGTCACGTCCCGCGACGCCGACACCGTGACCGTCGACGTCGTCAACCCCGGGCCGCCGGTCCCGGAGTCGGACCGGACGGCGCTGGAGCGCGGCCTCGAAACCACGCTCGAACACGCCGGCGGCCTCGGCCTCTGGCTGGTGAAGTGGATCGTCGACAACTCCCGGGGGCGACTCCACTTCCCCGACGCCGACCCCGAGGAGTGCCACATCGCCGTCGACCTCCGGGTCGTCGACTGA
- a CDS encoding polymer-forming cytoskeletal protein: MSLGTDPLDALEIPDGTTVEEHDLVTDGDVIVGGQSTVEFGVRGRNLVAGERVRFGGDIEAEGDCRLDMWCDVAGNVLVGDDAYLGERVHVGGQLMVSGDLDIGDDVEIDEGFEANGWIVIRNPVPTLVFYFIVLSQLLRVGEQGAAEEIADALSGDAPEDPLVIPRGSEVSDDSWQVSTPARIGDDCRLHGNVRATEIDVGADNNVFGSLRARGDVTVGEGTRIHGDVTTRGGAVRLDPDVRVLGDVSCNDLELHEDAVVDGSIRSRGEMRIVRAEASREVE, from the coding sequence GTGTCACTCGGGACGGACCCGCTCGATGCGCTGGAGATCCCCGACGGAACGACCGTCGAGGAACACGACCTCGTGACCGACGGCGACGTGATCGTCGGCGGGCAGAGCACCGTCGAGTTCGGCGTCCGCGGGCGGAACCTGGTCGCGGGCGAGCGCGTCCGCTTCGGCGGCGACATCGAGGCCGAGGGGGACTGCCGGCTCGACATGTGGTGTGACGTGGCCGGGAACGTCCTCGTCGGCGACGACGCCTACCTCGGCGAGCGCGTCCACGTCGGCGGCCAGCTGATGGTGTCGGGCGACCTCGACATCGGCGACGACGTGGAGATCGACGAGGGGTTCGAGGCCAACGGCTGGATCGTCATTCGGAACCCCGTCCCGACGCTCGTGTTCTACTTCATCGTCCTCTCGCAACTGCTCCGGGTGGGAGAGCAGGGCGCCGCCGAGGAGATCGCGGACGCGCTCTCGGGCGACGCCCCCGAGGACCCGCTCGTGATCCCGCGCGGGAGCGAGGTGTCCGACGACTCGTGGCAGGTCTCGACGCCCGCCCGGATCGGCGACGACTGCCGCCTCCACGGCAACGTCCGCGCGACGGAGATCGACGTGGGCGCCGACAACAACGTCTTCGGGAGCCTGCGCGCCCGCGGCGACGTGACCGTCGGCGAGGGCACCCGCATCCACGGCGACGTGACCACCCGCGGCGGGGCCGTGCGCTTGGACCCCGACGTGCGCGTCCTCGGCGACGTCTCCTGCAACGACCTCGAACTCCACGAGGACGCCGTCGTCGACGGGTCGATCCGCTCGCGCGGCGAGATGCGCATCGTCCGCGCCGAGGCGAGCCGCGAGGTGGAGTGA
- a CDS encoding DUF5800 family protein — MTALSFDDSGVDVVYEGTEFRLEKALIEDAVGKTYPDVTDHEVLKMVEKEPALTGEPRRIGDIVGHRSD, encoded by the coding sequence ATGACCGCGCTCTCCTTCGACGACAGCGGCGTCGACGTCGTCTACGAGGGAACCGAGTTCCGACTGGAGAAGGCGCTGATCGAGGACGCCGTCGGCAAGACCTACCCGGACGTGACCGACCACGAGGTGCTGAAGATGGTCGAAAAGGAGCCGGCGCTGACGGGCGAACCGCGCCGGATCGGCGACATCGTCGGCCATCGTAGCGATTGA
- a CDS encoding dolichyl-phosphate hexose transferase produces the protein MGEYTFDDVAVVMGTYNEEAAIGSVLADIDRVTDGRAEVVCVDGSSDRTPEIARGMGARVVEQEPQGYGVAVREAVLTPERPVVVTTDCDDTYPMERLPDFLDRINEGYDVVSGDRITPGAETMPALNRLGNRAFAALASLLLGRRLHDVTTGMRAYRRDLLHRIEWTENTGLSAELLMRPVARGYRVTEVPIEYDERAGETKLDPVRGGAAIAKSILRVGFAERFDRDVERTSETVERAETYSSD, from the coding sequence ATGGGCGAGTACACCTTCGACGACGTGGCCGTCGTCATGGGGACGTACAACGAGGAGGCGGCGATCGGGAGCGTGCTGGCCGACATCGACCGCGTGACCGACGGACGGGCCGAGGTGGTCTGTGTCGACGGGTCGAGCGACCGGACGCCGGAGATCGCGCGGGGGATGGGCGCCCGCGTCGTCGAACAGGAGCCCCAGGGGTACGGCGTCGCCGTCCGCGAGGCGGTGCTGACGCCGGAGCGGCCGGTGGTCGTCACCACCGACTGCGACGACACCTACCCGATGGAGCGCCTGCCCGACTTCCTCGACCGGATCAACGAAGGGTACGACGTGGTGAGCGGCGACCGCATCACGCCCGGCGCGGAGACGATGCCCGCGCTGAACCGCCTCGGCAACCGCGCGTTCGCGGCGCTGGCGAGCCTGCTCCTCGGGCGTCGCCTCCACGACGTGACGACGGGGATGCGCGCCTACCGGCGTGACCTCCTCCACCGGATCGAGTGGACCGAAAACACGGGCCTCTCGGCGGAACTCCTGATGCGTCCGGTCGCGCGGGGGTACCGGGTGACGGAGGTGCCCATCGAGTACGACGAACGGGCGGGCGAGACGAAACTGGACCCCGTCCGGGGTGGCGCCGCCATCGCGAAGTCCATCCTGCGTGTCGGCTTCGCCGAGCGCTTCGACCGGGACGTCGAGCGGACCTCCGAGACGGTCGAACGCGCCGAGACCTACAGCAGCGATTGA
- a CDS encoding ribonuclease H-like domain-containing protein has translation MRIENSFIPIRGVGETTERRLWEAGITHWEEFDGSVVGPKTADRIHEFVDVATDHLRRGDARFFDDSFPSGERWRLYENFRDDALFFDIETTGLDADRDDVTTVSCYRDGDVETFVRGDDLTAGALRDRFADAPLLVSFNGARFDVPFLERSFDLSIDVPHLDLLYPCRRLDLTGGLKRIEREVGIDRDRPDVSGEDAVRLWREYERGDDAALDTLVSYNREDTENLERLADHVTTRLHETCRPPDATF, from the coding sequence GTGCGCATCGAGAACAGTTTCATCCCGATCCGGGGGGTGGGCGAGACGACCGAGCGCCGCCTCTGGGAGGCGGGCATCACCCACTGGGAGGAGTTCGACGGCTCCGTCGTCGGCCCGAAGACGGCCGACCGCATCCACGAGTTCGTCGACGTGGCGACCGACCACCTCCGCCGCGGCGACGCCCGCTTTTTCGACGACTCCTTTCCCTCGGGCGAGCGCTGGCGCCTCTACGAGAACTTCCGCGACGACGCCCTCTTTTTCGACATCGAGACCACGGGCCTCGACGCCGACCGCGACGACGTGACGACGGTCAGTTGCTACCGCGACGGCGACGTCGAGACGTTCGTCCGCGGCGACGACCTGACCGCCGGCGCGCTCCGCGACCGGTTCGCGGACGCCCCCCTGCTCGTCTCGTTCAACGGCGCCCGCTTCGACGTCCCCTTCCTCGAGCGGTCGTTCGACCTCTCCATCGACGTCCCGCACCTCGATCTGCTGTACCCCTGTCGCCGCCTCGACCTGACCGGCGGCCTCAAACGCATCGAACGGGAGGTGGGCATCGACCGCGACCGGCCCGACGTCTCCGGCGAGGACGCCGTCCGCCTCTGGCGCGAGTACGAACGCGGCGACGACGCCGCCCTCGACACCCTCGTCTCGTACAACCGCGAGGACACCGAGAACCTCGAACGACTCGCCGACCACGTCACCACCCGCCTGCACGAGACCTGTCGTCCACCCGATGCGACGTTTTAG
- a CDS encoding ArsR/SmtB family transcription factor, with product MTASTPSLTSTPEERESDRTDEVLALLEDDYSRAILEAIHAEPRSARDLVEECAASRATIYRRLDRLDDAGLAESWLSYDADGHHRTVFEATLDAVTVGLDADGIGVTVATDDAEGPADGSVAGD from the coding sequence ATGACCGCATCCACGCCGTCGCTCACCTCCACCCCCGAGGAACGCGAGTCGGATCGAACGGACGAGGTGTTGGCCCTCCTGGAGGACGACTACAGTCGTGCCATCCTCGAAGCGATCCACGCCGAACCCCGGTCGGCCCGCGACCTGGTCGAGGAGTGCGCCGCCTCCCGGGCCACCATCTACCGCCGACTCGACCGCCTCGACGACGCCGGTCTGGCGGAGTCGTGGCTCTCCTACGACGCGGACGGGCACCACCGAACCGTCTTCGAGGCGACCCTCGACGCCGTGACCGTCGGCCTCGACGCGGACGGCATCGGCGTGACGGTCGCCACCGACGACGCCGAGGGCCCCGCCGACGGCTCCGTCGCCGGGGACTGA
- a CDS encoding PAS domain S-box protein, protein MSSLRSGSIRVAVVGGDGTAATFRSGVGAADPPVRVESVPPAAVREGDPTVDCLLVDDGDPGVDAAALAADVDDGPPVVVLIADGYDRTTAALSAGAADTIPRRIVRDDPHLLATRLAAVVDCEYERAVAEEREKYSTLVEQSSDGVVVVQDGEFTFVNERFAEITGYDRETLLDGPFHEVFTSESQELVRNRYRRRVAGESPPNRYDVQVETADGDVRTLDLVVSRIRHGGDPATMVNFRDVTERRRREREYEQIFDGVNDTISVHDPESGEMIDANESLCDLLGYEKGELLDAGAAAISVEEEGYTGDRGKEIISSVVGSEEPTQLEWQVETKEGERRWLEINGTTARIGGETRYLAIGRDVTERKRREREYEQIFNGVTDIINVYDPETGELVAVNDTLCELTGYDRETILDRGIGALSADEEGYTSERAMEALEEVMAGGEPRELDWALETADGEIRWLDVTATPTTINGEDRLLTISRDVTERRRSEQRLRAILDRIDEAVFLAPAHELDRASPDPDFLSSGYGEIWGQSLSDLHDRYPDGFFGALHEDDEAAYRRFVEGIQDDVESGSADDRYAHEYRIERPDGEIRWVHSDFYPTAWPNGPPRIVIVSRDVTDRKSRERRMASFNAATEDLATADRPVEAARRAVEAATETLDLPAVCAFLYDDDEGVLRPEVCAGRVPDGHRDRVVDAGDGPLWSAFATGTVVDADDGDLDGLADWRAIALGNHGVLLVGAPDRSLDPDAIQAAHVLSATLDAALNHLRGQRRLAAQEERLRTQTERAERLDRIATLTQQVEAAITDASGAAEVERAVCDRLADAGPYERAWIGGVEVGGDRLTPRVGVGASSGAVGERGLSTADAGADPHPAVRAWRSDEVEVADSLVTDGPSGDWRRDALAEGVQSVCAVPLTYDGITHGVLAVGASSPNAFGERVRDFLDQLGTSVGYALTAIERRRALESDETVELVFRDGDGAAARLPFARAAREADCRVRHERTVTRDGDVSVFFTFDDGGEDVRAVAERTLPGSVSVVTDDADSTLVEARTDSWFGSPLAEYGAVLRRAAATPAETTIVVEVSAGADVRSFTDRLRELAPAVELVAKRQHQRQERTPEELRDRVTERLTDRQREALTAALSAGYFEWPRENDGREVAERLGITQPTLNKHLRLAERKTLSLLFDDGALDST, encoded by the coding sequence ATGTCATCGCTCCGCTCCGGGTCGATCCGGGTCGCCGTCGTCGGGGGCGACGGGACGGCGGCGACGTTTCGATCCGGCGTCGGCGCCGCCGACCCGCCGGTTCGCGTCGAGTCCGTTCCTCCGGCGGCCGTTCGCGAGGGGGACCCGACGGTCGACTGCCTCCTCGTCGACGACGGCGACCCCGGGGTCGACGCCGCCGCCCTCGCCGCGGACGTCGACGACGGTCCGCCGGTGGTCGTGCTGATCGCGGACGGCTACGACCGGACGACCGCGGCCCTGTCGGCCGGCGCCGCCGACACGATTCCGCGTCGGATCGTCCGCGACGACCCGCACCTCCTGGCGACCAGACTCGCCGCGGTGGTGGACTGCGAGTACGAACGCGCCGTGGCGGAGGAGCGCGAGAAGTACTCGACGCTGGTCGAGCAGAGTTCCGACGGCGTCGTCGTCGTGCAGGACGGCGAGTTCACCTTCGTCAACGAGCGGTTCGCGGAGATCACGGGCTACGACCGGGAGACGCTGCTCGACGGGCCGTTCCACGAGGTGTTCACCTCCGAGAGCCAGGAACTGGTCAGGAACCGGTACCGCCGTCGGGTCGCGGGCGAGTCGCCCCCGAACCGGTACGACGTGCAGGTGGAGACGGCGGACGGCGACGTGCGGACGCTGGATCTGGTCGTCTCCCGCATCCGGCACGGCGGCGACCCGGCGACGATGGTGAACTTCCGGGACGTCACCGAGCGCCGCCGGCGCGAACGCGAGTACGAACAGATCTTCGACGGCGTCAACGACACCATCTCGGTCCACGATCCGGAGTCCGGCGAGATGATCGACGCCAACGAGAGCCTGTGTGACCTCCTCGGCTACGAGAAGGGGGAACTGCTCGACGCGGGTGCGGCGGCGATCAGCGTCGAGGAGGAGGGGTACACCGGGGACCGCGGCAAGGAGATCATCAGTTCGGTCGTCGGCTCGGAGGAGCCGACGCAACTGGAGTGGCAAGTCGAGACGAAGGAGGGCGAGCGGCGCTGGCTGGAGATCAACGGCACGACCGCCCGGATCGGCGGCGAGACGCGATATCTGGCCATCGGGCGCGACGTGACCGAGCGCAAGCGTCGCGAGCGCGAGTACGAACAGATCTTCAACGGCGTCACCGACATCATCAACGTCTACGACCCCGAGACCGGGGAACTGGTCGCGGTCAACGACACCCTCTGCGAGTTGACGGGCTACGACCGCGAGACGATCCTCGACCGCGGAATCGGTGCCTTGAGCGCCGACGAGGAGGGGTACACCTCCGAGCGGGCGATGGAGGCCCTCGAGGAGGTGATGGCGGGCGGCGAGCCACGGGAACTCGACTGGGCGCTCGAAACCGCGGACGGCGAGATCCGGTGGCTGGACGTGACCGCCACGCCGACGACGATCAACGGTGAGGACCGCCTGCTGACCATCTCGCGCGACGTGACCGAGCGGCGACGCTCCGAGCAGCGACTGCGGGCCATCCTCGACCGCATCGACGAGGCGGTCTTTCTGGCGCCGGCCCACGAACTCGACCGGGCGTCCCCGGACCCCGACTTCCTGAGTTCCGGCTACGGGGAGATCTGGGGCCAGTCGCTGTCCGACCTCCACGACCGGTATCCCGACGGCTTCTTCGGGGCGCTCCACGAGGACGACGAGGCGGCGTACCGGCGGTTCGTCGAGGGGATACAGGACGACGTCGAGTCCGGGTCGGCCGACGACCGCTACGCCCACGAGTACCGCATCGAGCGGCCGGACGGCGAGATCCGGTGGGTTCACTCCGACTTCTACCCGACCGCGTGGCCGAACGGGCCGCCGCGGATCGTGATCGTCAGCCGCGACGTGACCGACCGGAAGTCGCGGGAGCGCCGGATGGCGTCGTTCAACGCGGCGACCGAGGACCTCGCGACGGCGGACCGGCCGGTCGAGGCCGCCCGCCGGGCCGTCGAGGCGGCGACCGAGACGCTCGACCTGCCCGCCGTCTGTGCGTTCCTCTACGACGACGACGAGGGCGTCCTCCGCCCCGAGGTGTGCGCCGGCCGCGTCCCCGACGGTCACCGGGATCGGGTCGTCGACGCCGGCGACGGCCCCCTCTGGAGCGCCTTCGCGACTGGGACGGTCGTCGACGCCGACGATGGCGACCTCGACGGACTCGCCGACTGGCGGGCCATCGCGCTCGGCAACCACGGCGTCCTGCTGGTGGGGGCGCCGGACCGGTCGCTCGATCCCGACGCGATTCAGGCCGCACACGTCCTCTCGGCCACGCTGGACGCCGCACTGAACCACCTCCGTGGGCAGCGACGCCTCGCGGCACAGGAGGAGCGCCTCCGAACGCAGACGGAACGCGCCGAGCGCCTGGACCGCATCGCCACCCTCACCCAGCAGGTCGAGGCGGCGATCACCGACGCCTCGGGCGCCGCGGAGGTGGAACGCGCGGTCTGCGACCGCCTCGCCGATGCCGGCCCCTACGAGCGCGCCTGGATCGGCGGCGTGGAGGTGGGGGGCGACCGGCTCACGCCCCGCGTCGGCGTCGGAGCGTCGTCCGGCGCCGTCGGCGAGCGGGGACTGTCGACGGCGGACGCCGGGGCCGACCCCCATCCCGCCGTCCGCGCCTGGCGATCCGACGAGGTGGAGGTCGCCGACTCGCTGGTGACCGACGGCCCGAGCGGCGACTGGCGGCGGGACGCGCTCGCCGAGGGCGTCCAGTCGGTCTGTGCCGTGCCGCTGACCTACGACGGCATCACGCACGGCGTCCTCGCGGTGGGCGCGTCCTCGCCCAACGCCTTCGGGGAGCGCGTTCGCGACTTCCTCGACCAACTCGGCACGTCCGTCGGCTACGCCCTCACGGCCATCGAACGCCGTCGCGCCCTGGAGTCGGACGAGACGGTCGAACTCGTCTTCCGCGACGGCGACGGGGCGGCGGCCCGACTCCCCTTCGCCAGGGCCGCCCGCGAGGCCGACTGCCGGGTGCGCCACGAACGAACGGTCACGCGCGACGGGGACGTGAGCGTCTTCTTCACCTTCGACGACGGGGGCGAGGACGTGAGGGCCGTCGCGGAGCGGACGCTCCCGGGGTCGGTGTCGGTCGTGACCGACGACGCCGACTCGACGCTCGTCGAGGCGCGAACCGACTCCTGGTTCGGGTCGCCGCTGGCCGAGTACGGCGCCGTCCTCCGGCGAGCGGCGGCGACGCCCGCGGAGACGACGATCGTCGTCGAGGTGTCGGCGGGCGCGGACGTGCGCTCGTTCACCGACCGCCTCCGGGAACTCGCCCCCGCCGTCGAACTGGTCGCCAAGCGACAACACCAGCGCCAGGAGCGGACGCCCGAGGAACTCCGCGATCGGGTGACCGAGCGCCTCACCGACCGCCAGCGCGAGGCGCTGACGGCCGCGCTCTCGGCGGGCTACTTCGAGTGGCCCCGCGAGAACGACGGCCGCGAGGTGGCCGAACGCCTCGGCATCACCCAGCCCACCCTCAACAAGCACCTGCGCCTCGCGGAGCGAAAGACGCTCTCCCTCCTGTTCGACGACGGCGCCCTCGACTCGACGTAG
- a CDS encoding ABC transporter ATP-binding protein: protein MTLDVTGLAKAYDGFDFGPLDLRVSSETLAVLGPSGSGKSTLLSLVAGILAPDAGRVTLDGRSLVGRPPEDRGTGVVFQDGALFPHLTARENVAFAASDPGRVDDLAALLEIDSVLERRPAALSGGERQRVALARTLAADPDCLLLDEPLSSLDAPTGRRLRDELAGLFADLDIPVVYVTHDRRAATVLGDRLAVLRDGSLEQVGTPEAVLNRPRTAFVARFTGAENVFEATVVERTDASVTLAVGDATLRARVEDPVPSPARICVRPARIGVTAASDGDDGGDGLRGTVRRTLNEGDDRRVLVDLDRAGVTVVAAVRAGAVDAPALDPGTAVRVSIPPADVHVLPEE, encoded by the coding sequence GTGACCCTCGACGTCACCGGCCTCGCGAAGGCCTACGACGGGTTCGACTTCGGCCCCCTCGACCTGCGGGTGTCGTCGGAGACCCTCGCCGTCCTCGGCCCGTCCGGCAGCGGCAAGTCCACGCTCCTCTCGCTCGTCGCCGGCATCCTCGCCCCCGACGCCGGCCGCGTCACGCTCGACGGCCGGTCGCTCGTGGGCCGCCCGCCCGAGGACCGCGGCACCGGAGTGGTCTTCCAGGACGGCGCCCTCTTTCCGCACCTGACGGCCCGCGAGAACGTCGCCTTCGCCGCGAGCGATCCCGGTCGCGTCGACGACCTCGCGGCGCTTCTGGAGATCGACTCCGTCCTGGAACGCCGCCCCGCCGCGCTCTCCGGCGGGGAGCGCCAGCGGGTCGCCCTCGCGCGGACGCTCGCGGCCGACCCCGACTGCCTCCTCCTCGACGAACCGCTGTCGAGTCTGGACGCGCCGACCGGCCGTCGACTCCGCGACGAACTCGCCGGACTGTTCGCCGACCTCGACATCCCCGTCGTCTACGTCACCCACGACCGCCGCGCCGCGACGGTCCTCGGCGACCGACTCGCCGTCCTTCGGGACGGGAGCCTCGAACAGGTCGGGACGCCGGAGGCGGTGCTGAACCGGCCGCGGACGGCGTTCGTCGCCCGCTTCACCGGCGCCGAGAACGTCTTCGAGGCGACGGTCGTCGAGCGGACCGACGCCTCGGTCACCCTCGCCGTCGGCGACGCCACCCTGCGGGCGCGGGTCGAGGACCCCGTCCCGTCGCCAGCCCGGATCTGCGTTCGCCCCGCGCGGATCGGCGTGACGGCGGCGTCCGACGGCGACGACGGGGGCGACGGCCTCCGGGGGACGGTCCGCCGCACCCTGAACGAGGGCGACGACCGTCGGGTGCTCGTCGACCTGGACCGGGCGGGGGTGACCGTCGTCGCGGCCGTCCGCGCGGGAGCGGTCGACGCTCCGGCGCTCGACCCGGGGACGGCCGTCCGGGTGTCGATCCCGCCGGCGGACGTCCACGTGCTCCCGGAGGAGTGA
- a CDS encoding ABC transporter permease: MASRPDGAARLDWLSATALLGAVLLCYYLAPLVSLVVAQPPGAVLARLTAPEVIGAARTSLLGAGASTLLATALGLPLSYWLARSEGRLPALLTAVVVLPLVLPPIVSGMVLLTVVGPDTALGSAAAAAGVPLTRSLAGVVLAQTFVASPFVVVTSKAAIEGVNPRLEHAARSLGKRRLTTVRRVTLPLAWPGILAGITLAFARAMGEFGATIMLAYYPRTMPVQIWVSFTTLGLDAAFPIAVVLVGLAVATLIALETLGTNPLQ; the protein is encoded by the coding sequence ATGGCGTCGCGACCTGACGGCGCCGCCCGCCTCGACTGGCTGTCCGCGACCGCGCTGCTGGGCGCGGTGTTGCTCTGTTACTACCTCGCTCCCCTCGTCTCCCTGGTCGTGGCCCAGCCACCGGGGGCGGTCCTCGCCCGACTCACCGCGCCCGAGGTGATCGGCGCCGCCCGAACGTCCCTGCTCGGGGCGGGCGCGAGCACCCTGCTCGCGACGGCCCTCGGCCTCCCGCTTTCCTACTGGCTCGCCCGCTCGGAGGGGCGTCTGCCGGCCCTCCTCACCGCCGTCGTCGTGTTGCCGCTCGTCCTCCCGCCGATCGTCAGCGGCATGGTGTTGCTGACGGTCGTCGGCCCGGACACCGCCCTCGGGAGCGCGGCCGCCGCCGCGGGCGTGCCGCTGACGCGGTCGCTCGCGGGGGTCGTCCTCGCCCAGACCTTCGTCGCCTCGCCGTTCGTCGTCGTCACCTCGAAGGCGGCCATCGAGGGGGTGAACCCGCGGCTCGAACACGCCGCCCGCTCGCTCGGCAAGCGCCGGCTCACGACCGTCCGTCGCGTGACGCTCCCGCTGGCGTGGCCCGGGATCCTGGCCGGCATCACCCTGGCCTTCGCCCGCGCGATGGGCGAGTTCGGCGCGACGATCATGCTCGCGTACTACCCGCGGACGATGCCGGTCCAGATCTGGGTCTCCTTCACCACGCTCGGCCTCGACGCCGCCTTCCCCATCGCCGTCGTCCTCGTCGGCCTCGCCGTCGCGACGCTGATCGCCCTCGAAACGCTCGGCACCAACCCCCTACAGTGA
- a CDS encoding extracellular solute-binding protein yields MDELSVGRRGALAAIAAGVGGCVGRTADPPPPVSMLAAGSLNDALENGLRPRVDARLRVEAHGSARVARLVAAGTKDPDVVALADVALFDAPLDPPWYAEFATNAVVLAYDADSEGGQRVADAAPGRWYRPLRSDAVSLGRTDPDLDPLGYRTLFALELATDHYGLDTDLRAAIPRREQIYPETQLLSQFETGSIDAAVTYRSMAEERGYDYVSLPPEVDLSSPRFADRYAAVSYELPSGRVVAGAPISYGATIRHDSAPVRDVFARATAGDYLDEFGFAVPDDYPRFTGTVPDGVAT; encoded by the coding sequence ATGGACGAACTCTCGGTCGGCCGCCGCGGTGCGCTCGCCGCCATCGCCGCGGGAGTCGGTGGCTGTGTCGGGCGAACCGCCGATCCACCGCCGCCCGTGTCGATGCTCGCGGCCGGCAGCCTGAACGACGCGCTCGAAAACGGCCTTCGCCCGCGCGTCGACGCCCGGTTGCGGGTCGAGGCACACGGCTCGGCCCGGGTCGCCCGACTCGTCGCCGCGGGCACCAAGGACCCCGACGTCGTCGCGTTGGCGGACGTGGCGCTGTTCGACGCGCCGCTCGATCCGCCGTGGTACGCCGAGTTCGCGACGAACGCCGTCGTCCTCGCGTACGACGCCGACAGCGAGGGCGGGCAGCGGGTGGCCGACGCCGCCCCCGGACGCTGGTATCGGCCCCTCCGCTCCGATGCGGTGTCGCTCGGGCGGACCGACCCCGACCTCGACCCCCTCGGCTACCGCACCCTGTTCGCCCTCGAACTCGCCACCGACCACTACGGGTTGGACACGGACCTCCGGGCGGCGATCCCCCGCCGCGAGCAGATCTACCCCGAGACGCAACTCCTCAGCCAGTTCGAAACCGGATCGATCGACGCCGCCGTCACGTACCGCAGCATGGCCGAGGAGCGGGGATACGACTACGTCTCCCTCCCCCCGGAGGTGGATCTGAGCAGCCCTCGGTTCGCGGACCGGTACGCCGCCGTCTCGTACGAACTCCCGAGCGGGCGGGTCGTCGCCGGCGCCCCCATCAGTTACGGGGCGACGATCCGCCACGACTCGGCCCCGGTTCGTGACGTGTTCGCGCGCGCGACGGCCGGCGACTACCTCGACGAGTTCGGCTTCGCCGTGCCCGACGACTACCCCCGGTTCACCGGCACCGTTCCCGATGGCGTCGCGACCTGA